The following coding sequences are from one Pseudomonas mendocina window:
- a CDS encoding Na+/H+ antiporter subunit E, producing the protein MRRLFPHPHLTLLLAVIWLALVNTIALGQVLLGLFLGWAIVWLTRDFLLNVPHLRRPLKLAAFLIKVFYDIVLANLHVARLVLGPQDRLRPAFVEVPMDIEDEFLLSLLACVVSLTPGTVSAGLSNDHKTLLLHGLDVPDADAMIAEIKSRYEAPLLEIFECSPT; encoded by the coding sequence ATGAGACGTCTGTTTCCCCATCCCCACCTGACCCTGCTGCTGGCCGTCATCTGGCTGGCGTTGGTCAACACCATCGCGCTCGGCCAGGTCTTGCTCGGCCTGTTCCTCGGTTGGGCCATCGTCTGGCTGACCCGTGACTTTCTGCTCAATGTGCCGCACCTGCGGCGGCCGTTGAAGCTGGCCGCGTTCCTGATCAAGGTGTTCTACGACATCGTGCTGGCCAACCTGCACGTCGCGCGCCTGGTGCTGGGGCCGCAGGATCGCCTGCGACCGGCATTCGTCGAGGTGCCGATGGACATCGAGGACGAGTTCCTTCTGTCGTTGCTGGCCTGTGTGGTTTCGCTGACCCCGGGCACCGTCTCGGCTGGACTCAGCAATGATCACAAGACCCTGTTGCTGCATGGCCTGGATGTGCCGGATGCCGATGCCATGATCGCCGAGATCAAGAGCCGTTACGAAGCGCCGCTGCTGGAGATATTCGAATGCTCGCCTACGTGA
- a CDS encoding K+/H+ antiporter subunit F yields the protein MLAYVIPVCLFIIGVAMVLNVLRLVQGPSMPDRVLALDTLYINALALIVLFGIWLDSDLFFEIALLIAVMGFVSTVAVGKHLMHGDIID from the coding sequence ATGCTCGCCTACGTGATTCCTGTCTGCCTGTTCATCATCGGCGTGGCCATGGTGCTCAACGTGCTGCGCCTGGTGCAGGGGCCGAGCATGCCGGATCGCGTGCTGGCCCTGGATACCCTGTACATCAATGCGCTGGCGCTGATCGTGTTGTTCGGCATCTGGCTGGATTCCGACCTGTTCTTCGAGATCGCCCTGCTGATCGCGGTGATGGGCTTCGTCAGTACCGTCGCCGTGGGTAAGCATTTGATGCACGGCGACATCATCGACTAG
- a CDS encoding Na+/H+ antiporter subunit G, whose translation MPLWIEILVSLFLLIGSLFALVGAIGLYRLPDFFMRLHGPTKATTLGVGGMVIASLIFFGSRGEGLSLHEFLITLFLFITAPVSAHMLSKAAMQQKVELVERTRGRPWEDDR comes from the coding sequence ATGCCACTGTGGATCGAAATACTGGTCTCCCTGTTCCTGCTGATCGGCAGCCTGTTCGCCTTGGTTGGCGCCATCGGCCTGTACCGTCTGCCGGACTTCTTCATGCGTCTGCATGGGCCGACCAAGGCCACCACCCTTGGTGTGGGTGGCATGGTCATCGCCTCGCTGATCTTCTTCGGCAGCCGCGGCGAAGGGCTGAGCCTGCATGAGTTTCTGATCACCCTGTTCCTGTTCATCACCGCACCGGTGAGTGCGCACATGCTGTCCAAGGCGGCGATGCAGCAGAAGGTCGAACTGGTCGAACGCACCCGCGGGCGTCCCTGGGAAGACGACCGTTAA
- a CDS encoding Na+/H+ antiporter subunit C, with translation MEVLFAITLGVLTAAGVYLILRARIFPVVMGLTLISYAVNLFIFAMGRLGTGVPAVIGRSPAYGDPLPQALVLTAIVIGFAMTAFVVVLALRGLGELKTDHVDGEEPRV, from the coding sequence ATGGAGGTGTTGTTCGCCATCACCCTTGGGGTACTCACGGCTGCCGGTGTCTACCTGATCCTGCGCGCACGGATCTTTCCGGTGGTCATGGGGCTGACCCTGATTTCCTACGCGGTCAACCTGTTCATCTTCGCTATGGGGCGGCTCGGCACCGGGGTGCCGGCGGTGATCGGACGCAGTCCGGCCTATGGTGACCCACTGCCGCAGGCGCTGGTATTGACTGCCATCGTCATCGGCTTCGCCATGACCGCTTTCGTCGTGGTACTGGCACTGCGCGGCCTGGGTGAGCTGAAGACCGATCACGTCGACGGCGAGGAGCCGCGCGTATGA
- a CDS encoding monovalent cation/H+ antiporter subunit A produces MVLALIIALPFLGLILPVLADRFGRLACALATAIAPLTALILLLMQQPRVFAGEVLRVQYEWLPQLGLNLSLRLDGLGFLFALLILGIGLLVILYARYYLSKRDSMGQFFSFLLLFMGAMLGVVLSENLLLMMVFWELTSLSSFLLIGFWGWRSEARKGARMALTVTGGGGLALLAGILLIGNIVGSFELTDVLASGDLIRAHALYPLALILVLLGVFTKSAQFPFHFWLPHAMAAPTPVSAYLHSATMVKAGVFLLARLYPALADSDWWFYLVSLTGLTTLLVGACMALFQHDLKGLLAYSTISHLGLITLLFGLDTRLAAVAAVFHIINHATFKASLFMAAGIIDHETGSRDMRKLAGLWRYMPHTAVLAMVAASAMAGVPLLNGFLSKEMFFGETLNQHLFGSFNWVIPAVATLAGVFAVAYSLRFIHDVFFNGEPHDLPKYPPHEPPRYMKVPVEILVFLCLLVGIVPTYTVAPLLASAAGATLGGELPEYSLAIWHGFNLPLLMSFIALFGGIAVYVLRKPLYHWYDGLPSVDAKLVFDNALVGLIKLARRFTGLLENGSLQSYLGWMLGATLLLLIVALSPLQNLTGSVELTPLDGITVLGMILLMGSALLTVYFHRRRLVALMLLSLAGLMVALAFARFSAPDLALTQVSVEVVTIILLMLTLYFMPDRTPVESSSLRALRDFTLAGGVGAVVAMLAYAVLTRPYQSISSFFLDNSVSGGGGTNVVNVILVDFRGFDTLGEITVLAIAAIGIYALLYGLHLPHPTHDKNGRLWSTDSHPMILDNLARALLPLALLIAVFIFIRGHNLPGGGFIAGLITAVALILQYISHGVTWTQQRLRFSYHSMAGWGVLIAAFTGLGSWAFGVPFLTSAFDHFHIPLIGEIELATAILFDLGVYLAVVGATLLILSNLGHVGQDESCKEVI; encoded by the coding sequence ATGGTACTTGCGCTGATTATCGCCTTGCCGTTTCTCGGGCTGATCCTGCCCGTGCTGGCCGACCGCTTCGGCCGTCTGGCTTGTGCCCTGGCCACAGCCATTGCGCCGCTCACGGCCCTGATCCTGCTGCTGATGCAACAACCGCGTGTGTTCGCCGGTGAAGTGCTGCGCGTGCAGTACGAGTGGCTGCCACAACTGGGCTTGAACCTTAGCCTGCGCCTCGATGGCCTGGGCTTTTTGTTCGCCCTGTTGATCCTCGGCATCGGTTTGTTGGTGATTCTCTACGCACGTTACTACCTGTCGAAGCGCGACTCGATGGGACAGTTCTTCTCCTTCCTGCTGTTGTTCATGGGCGCCATGCTGGGCGTGGTGCTGTCGGAAAACCTGCTGCTGATGATGGTGTTCTGGGAGCTGACCAGCCTGTCGTCGTTCCTGCTCATCGGTTTCTGGGGCTGGCGTTCCGAAGCGCGCAAGGGCGCGCGCATGGCGCTGACCGTCACAGGCGGCGGTGGTCTGGCGCTGCTGGCCGGTATCCTGCTGATCGGCAACATCGTCGGCAGCTTCGAGCTGACCGACGTGCTGGCTTCGGGCGACCTGATCCGCGCCCATGCGCTGTATCCGCTGGCGCTGATCCTGGTGCTGCTTGGGGTGTTCACCAAGTCCGCACAGTTTCCCTTCCATTTCTGGCTGCCGCACGCGATGGCGGCACCCACGCCGGTTTCGGCCTATCTGCACTCGGCGACCATGGTCAAGGCCGGCGTGTTCCTGCTGGCGCGTTTGTACCCGGCACTGGCCGACTCCGACTGGTGGTTCTATCTGGTCAGCCTCACCGGCCTGACCACGCTGCTGGTCGGCGCCTGCATGGCGTTGTTCCAGCATGACCTCAAGGGACTGCTGGCTTACTCGACCATCAGCCACCTGGGCCTGATCACTCTGTTGTTCGGCCTGGATACCCGTCTGGCAGCCGTGGCGGCGGTGTTCCACATCATCAATCATGCGACCTTCAAGGCCTCGCTGTTCATGGCCGCGGGCATCATCGACCACGAGACCGGCAGCCGCGATATGCGCAAGCTCGCCGGGCTATGGCGGTACATGCCGCATACGGCCGTGCTGGCCATGGTGGCCGCTTCGGCGATGGCCGGGGTGCCGTTGCTCAACGGCTTCCTCAGCAAGGAAATGTTCTTCGGCGAAACCCTCAATCAGCACCTGTTTGGCAGCTTCAATTGGGTGATTCCGGCGGTGGCGACGCTGGCCGGTGTATTCGCCGTGGCCTATTCGCTGCGTTTCATTCATGACGTGTTCTTCAACGGCGAGCCGCATGATCTGCCCAAGTACCCGCCTCATGAGCCGCCGCGCTATATGAAGGTGCCGGTGGAGATTCTGGTCTTCCTCTGCCTGCTGGTCGGCATCGTGCCGACCTATACGGTGGCACCGCTGCTGGCCAGCGCCGCAGGTGCGACCCTTGGCGGCGAGCTGCCGGAGTACAGCCTGGCGATCTGGCACGGTTTCAACCTGCCGCTGCTGATGAGCTTCATCGCGCTGTTTGGCGGTATTGCCGTCTACGTGCTGCGCAAGCCGCTATACCACTGGTACGACGGACTGCCGAGCGTCGATGCCAAGCTGGTGTTCGACAACGCGCTGGTCGGCCTGATCAAGTTGGCGCGCCGCTTCACCGGCCTGCTGGAGAACGGTTCGCTGCAGAGTTATCTCGGCTGGATGCTCGGTGCCACGCTGCTGCTGCTGATCGTCGCGCTGAGCCCGCTGCAGAACCTCACCGGCTCGGTGGAGCTGACGCCGCTCGATGGCATCACGGTGCTGGGCATGATCCTGCTGATGGGCAGCGCGCTGTTGACCGTGTATTTCCATCGCCGTCGCCTGGTGGCGTTGATGCTGCTCAGCCTGGCGGGGTTGATGGTGGCGCTGGCCTTCGCCCGTTTCTCGGCGCCGGATCTGGCGCTGACCCAGGTGTCGGTGGAAGTGGTGACCATCATCCTGTTGATGCTGACGCTGTATTTCATGCCGGATCGCACGCCGGTCGAGTCCAGCAGTCTGCGTGCATTGCGTGATTTCACCCTGGCTGGTGGTGTCGGTGCGGTGGTGGCGATGCTCGCCTACGCGGTGCTGACCCGTCCCTACCAGAGCATTTCCTCGTTCTTCCTCGACAATAGCGTCTCCGGCGGCGGTGGAACCAATGTGGTCAATGTGATCCTGGTGGACTTCCGCGGTTTCGATACCCTTGGCGAGATCACCGTGCTGGCGATTGCCGCCATCGGTATCTACGCACTGTTGTACGGCCTGCACCTCCCACATCCGACCCATGACAAGAACGGTCGTCTGTGGTCGACCGACAGCCACCCGATGATCCTCGACAACCTGGCGCGGGCCTTGCTGCCGCTGGCGCTGCTGATCGCCGTGTTCATCTTCATTCGCGGCCACAACCTGCCGGGCGGCGGCTTCATCGCTGGCTTGATCACCGCGGTCGCGCTGATCCTGCAATACATCTCTCATGGCGTGACCTGGACGCAGCAGCGCCTGCGTTTCAGCTATCACAGCATGGCCGGTTGGGGCGTATTGATCGCCGCATTCACCGGTCTCGGCAGTTGGGCGTTCGGCGTGCCGTTCCTGACGTCCGCCTTCGATCATTTCCACATCCCGCTGATCGGCGAGATCGAGCTGGCCACGGCCATCCTCTTCGACCTGGGCGTCTACCTCGCGGTAGTGGGGGCCACGCTGCTGATCCTGTCCAACCTCGGACACGTCGGCCAGGACGAATCCTGCAAGGAGGTCATCTAA
- a CDS encoding GntP family permease, with protein MGLVLILVALIAFIVLSTTRLKLHPFLALLGAAIIAGFAYQLPAPEILKTVASGFGGILGYIGIVIALGTIIGVILERSGAAITMAETVIRLLGQRFPTLTMSIIGYLVSIPVFCDSGYVILNSLKNALAARMKVSVVAMSVALATGLYATHTFVPPTPGPIAAAGNLGLETSLGLVIAVGLVVALVTALAGMLWANRFLKQNDKDLLEEAPSELLDDAVDFEALKARYGKLPSAFQAFAPIFVPIVLICLGSIAVFPSKPFGDGLLFGMLNFFGQPIAALLVGLALACTLLKSADKRQEFHDYVVDGLVSAAPILLITGAGGAFGAILKVTPLGDYLGTTLSALGIGLFMPFVVAAALKSAQGSTTVALVTTSALVAPLLGQLGLDSEMGRVLTVMAIGAGAMTVSHANDSFFWVVTQFSRMKVSTAYRAQTVATLIQGVAGMITVWLLSLVLL; from the coding sequence ATGGGCCTGGTCCTGATCCTGGTGGCGCTCATCGCGTTCATCGTACTGTCCACTACACGCTTGAAGTTGCACCCCTTTCTCGCCTTGCTGGGCGCCGCGATCATCGCCGGTTTCGCCTATCAGCTTCCCGCTCCCGAGATTCTCAAGACCGTCGCGTCGGGTTTCGGCGGCATTCTCGGCTACATCGGTATCGTCATCGCGCTGGGCACCATCATTGGGGTGATCCTGGAGCGCAGTGGCGCAGCCATCACCATGGCGGAGACCGTGATTCGTCTGCTGGGCCAGCGTTTCCCTACGCTGACCATGTCGATCATCGGTTATCTGGTGTCCATTCCGGTGTTCTGTGATTCCGGCTACGTCATCCTCAACTCGCTGAAGAACGCCCTGGCGGCGCGGATGAAGGTATCCGTGGTGGCCATGAGCGTGGCATTGGCCACCGGTCTGTACGCTACCCACACCTTCGTGCCGCCGACCCCGGGGCCGATTGCCGCTGCCGGCAACCTCGGCCTGGAAACCTCGCTGGGCCTGGTGATCGCTGTCGGCCTGGTGGTCGCGCTGGTTACCGCGCTGGCTGGCATGCTGTGGGCCAATCGCTTCCTCAAGCAGAACGACAAGGATCTGCTGGAAGAGGCGCCGAGCGAACTGCTCGACGATGCGGTCGATTTCGAGGCCCTCAAGGCCCGCTATGGCAAGTTGCCCAGCGCCTTCCAGGCTTTCGCGCCGATCTTCGTGCCCATCGTGCTGATCTGCCTGGGTTCCATCGCCGTGTTCCCCAGCAAGCCGTTCGGTGATGGTCTGCTGTTCGGCATGCTGAATTTCTTCGGTCAGCCCATTGCGGCGCTGCTGGTTGGCCTGGCTCTGGCCTGCACGCTGCTCAAGAGCGCCGACAAGCGCCAGGAATTCCATGATTACGTCGTCGATGGCCTGGTGTCCGCAGCGCCAATCCTGCTGATCACCGGTGCTGGTGGCGCTTTCGGTGCGATCCTCAAGGTCACCCCGCTGGGTGATTACCTGGGTACTACGCTGTCGGCACTGGGCATTGGTCTGTTCATGCCGTTCGTGGTCGCCGCCGCGCTGAAGAGTGCACAAGGTTCGACGACTGTCGCGCTGGTCACCACCTCTGCCTTGGTCGCGCCACTGCTCGGTCAGTTGGGGCTCGATAGCGAGATGGGCCGCGTGCTCACCGTCATGGCCATCGGGGCGGGAGCGATGACTGTTTCGCATGCCAACGACAGCTTCTTCTGGGTCGTCACCCAGTTCAGCCGCATGAAGGTTTCCACGGCTTATCGTGCGCAAACGGTCGCTACCCTGATCCAGGGTGTCGCCGGCATGATCACCGTCTGGCTGCTTAGCCTGGTTCTGCTGTAA
- a CDS encoding glycerate kinase, translated as MKIVIAPDSFKESLSAPDVAAAIARGWQQVFPEAECLLRPMADGGEGTVDALLAAVGGERREHQVRGPMGEPVTAHWGWLGQGTAVIEMAAASGLHWVPREQRDARRASSFGTGELIREALEAGARRIILGLGGSATNDGGMGLLQALGVRFLDEQGHELAPGGAALAGLDQIDLSGLDARLLQVQVEVAADVDNPLCGPRGASAVFGPQKGATPEQVVELDAALERYAHVVASTLGEDHGQFPGVGAAGGLGFAARAFLKASFRPGIELVAELSGLAEAVQGADLVITGEGRMDEQTLHGKTPMGVARVARAAGAPVIALAGSLGENYQALYDAGIEAAFSLAPGPLSLEQAMAGAAAELQARAVDIARLWRLSGLARAEALR; from the coding sequence ATGAAAATCGTCATCGCTCCCGACTCCTTCAAGGAGAGTCTCAGTGCGCCCGATGTGGCCGCAGCCATCGCTCGCGGCTGGCAACAGGTGTTTCCCGAAGCCGAATGCCTGTTACGGCCTATGGCCGATGGCGGCGAGGGCACGGTGGATGCGCTGCTGGCTGCCGTAGGTGGCGAGCGGCGCGAGCATCAGGTACGCGGCCCCATGGGTGAGCCGGTCACGGCGCATTGGGGCTGGTTGGGGCAGGGCACAGCGGTCATTGAAATGGCTGCTGCCAGCGGCCTGCACTGGGTGCCGCGTGAGCAGCGTGATGCACGCCGGGCCAGTAGCTTTGGCACGGGCGAGCTGATCAGGGAGGCGCTCGAGGCTGGGGCGAGGCGCATTATCCTCGGGCTTGGCGGCAGTGCCACCAATGACGGTGGGATGGGCCTTCTGCAGGCGCTTGGCGTGCGTTTTCTCGATGAGCAGGGGCATGAGCTGGCGCCAGGCGGTGCCGCGCTGGCTGGGCTCGATCAGATCGACCTGAGTGGCCTGGATGCACGGCTGCTGCAGGTACAGGTCGAGGTCGCTGCGGACGTCGATAACCCGCTCTGCGGCCCGCGCGGTGCGTCGGCAGTGTTCGGCCCGCAGAAGGGGGCGACGCCCGAGCAGGTCGTCGAACTGGATGCTGCGCTGGAGCGTTATGCGCACGTCGTTGCGTCTACGCTTGGCGAGGATCACGGGCAATTTCCAGGCGTAGGTGCGGCGGGCGGCCTTGGTTTTGCCGCGCGGGCGTTCCTGAAGGCCAGCTTCCGGCCGGGCATCGAGCTGGTTGCCGAGCTGTCCGGGCTGGCCGAAGCGGTGCAGGGGGCTGATCTGGTGATTACCGGTGAAGGGCGAATGGACGAACAGACCCTGCACGGCAAGACGCCCATGGGCGTGGCGCGCGTCGCACGCGCAGCTGGTGCGCCGGTGATCGCCTTGGCTGGTAGCCTGGGCGAGAACTACCAGGCGCTTTACGACGCCGGCATCGAAGCCGCGTTCAGCCTGGCGCCGGGACCGCTTTCGCTGGAGCAGGCGATGGCTGGTGCTGCAGCGGAGTTGCAGGCGCGCGCGGTGGATATCGCTCGGCTCTGGCGCCTGAGCGGTCTGGCACGAGCCGAAGCGCTACGCTGA
- a CDS encoding GNAT family N-acetyltransferase — protein sequence MNEARIRQAQPADIQAMCELLLEHGPNPWNYLPEAEVRAHLQAIASGETLAVLAEGGSGLLGFVSYRLTHDFSAHQPMGRELQQHAYICEAVVHRGCAGQGLGSRLLEATIERISALGVQDVYIDRHEENAASAGMMRKAGFTELLSYDDPARRSHGSRRSTLCCRRLGDQ from the coding sequence ATGAACGAAGCCCGCATTCGCCAGGCGCAGCCGGCCGATATCCAGGCCATGTGCGAACTGTTACTCGAACACGGCCCCAACCCCTGGAACTACCTGCCCGAGGCCGAGGTGCGTGCTCACCTGCAGGCCATCGCAAGTGGCGAAACACTGGCCGTGTTGGCCGAGGGCGGCAGTGGCTTGCTCGGTTTCGTCAGCTATCGACTGACCCACGATTTTTCCGCTCATCAGCCCATGGGGCGAGAGCTGCAACAGCACGCGTATATCTGTGAGGCGGTCGTGCATCGCGGCTGTGCGGGGCAGGGGCTGGGTTCACGATTGCTCGAAGCGACGATTGAGCGCATCAGCGCATTGGGCGTGCAAGACGTCTACATCGACCGACACGAGGAGAATGCCGCCTCGGCAGGGATGATGCGCAAGGCTGGATTCACTGAATTGTTGAGCTATGACGACCCTGCACGGCGTAGCCATGGCTCGCGTCGCTCGACCTTGTGCTGCCGGCGCCTTGGTGACCAGTAG
- a CDS encoding monovalent cation/H+ antiporter subunit D: MNHALILPILLPMLAGALLLVGHNLSKPLKRALSLTATWALVPLGLYLVLLADDGQLRAYALGNWQAPFGIMLLLDRLSALMLLLTAVLAGFAVLYACRGDDARGQNFHALFQFQLLGINGAFLTADLFNLFVFFEILLISSYSLLVHGNGKDQIRTGVHYVVLNLLGSSFFLIGVSMLYGLTGTLNMPDLAQKVADADPELAPLLSAAAYLLLVVFALKAAVLPLYFWLPRAYASAPAPVAALFAIMTKVGLYSIFRVFTLVFGEGAGPLANMAHEMLWWLALLTLAAGAIGALAAERLQVLLGYLVVVSVGTLLAGFSLGTPQALSAALYYLLHSTLISAALFLLAGLIVRQRGPARDDLHLLQALHQPLLLGALFFAATISVAGLPPFSGFLGKLLLLRSVEPGSQALWLWSVVLLSGLVTLVALSRAGSQLFWHSHGRPLENTEPADWTRLGATLGLLLASPLLLVMAQPLLAYAQATAEQLLNLQPYLSLINGGEA, translated from the coding sequence ATGAATCATGCTCTGATCCTGCCGATTCTGTTGCCGATGCTGGCGGGTGCCTTGCTGCTGGTTGGCCACAATCTGAGCAAACCCCTCAAGCGCGCGCTGTCGCTGACGGCCACCTGGGCCTTGGTGCCGCTGGGACTCTACCTGGTATTGCTGGCCGACGATGGCCAGTTGCGCGCCTATGCACTGGGCAATTGGCAGGCGCCGTTCGGCATCATGCTGCTGCTCGACCGCCTCAGCGCGCTGATGCTGCTGCTGACCGCGGTGCTGGCCGGTTTCGCCGTGCTCTACGCCTGCCGTGGTGACGATGCGCGCGGGCAGAACTTCCATGCCCTGTTCCAGTTCCAGTTGCTGGGTATCAACGGCGCTTTTCTCACCGCCGACCTGTTCAACCTGTTCGTCTTCTTCGAGATTCTGCTGATTTCCTCCTACTCGTTGCTGGTGCATGGCAACGGCAAGGATCAGATCAGAACCGGTGTGCATTACGTGGTGCTCAATCTGCTTGGCTCGTCGTTCTTCCTGATCGGCGTGAGCATGCTCTACGGCCTGACCGGCACGCTGAACATGCCGGATCTGGCGCAGAAAGTGGCCGACGCCGACCCTGAGCTGGCGCCGCTGCTCAGCGCCGCCGCCTATCTGCTGCTGGTGGTGTTCGCCCTCAAGGCGGCGGTGTTGCCGCTGTACTTCTGGCTGCCGAGGGCCTACGCCTCGGCGCCTGCCCCGGTGGCGGCGCTGTTCGCGATTATGACCAAGGTCGGCCTGTATTCGATCTTCCGCGTGTTCACCCTGGTCTTCGGTGAAGGTGCTGGCCCACTGGCCAATATGGCCCATGAGATGCTCTGGTGGTTGGCGTTGCTGACACTGGCGGCAGGCGCCATCGGTGCACTGGCTGCCGAACGCCTGCAAGTGCTGCTGGGCTACCTGGTGGTGGTGTCGGTGGGCACGCTGCTGGCGGGCTTCTCGCTCGGTACGCCACAGGCGTTGAGTGCCGCCCTGTATTACCTGCTGCACAGCACCCTGATCAGCGCGGCGTTGTTCCTGCTGGCCGGGTTGATCGTGCGTCAGCGTGGCCCGGCGCGTGACGATCTGCACCTGCTGCAGGCCCTGCACCAGCCGCTGCTGCTGGGCGCGCTGTTCTTCGCCGCGACCATTTCGGTGGCAGGTTTGCCGCCATTTTCCGGCTTCCTCGGCAAGCTGTTGCTGCTGCGGTCGGTAGAGCCGGGCAGTCAGGCGCTGTGGTTGTGGTCGGTGGTGCTGCTCTCAGGGTTAGTCACGCTGGTGGCGCTGAGCCGCGCCGGTAGCCAGCTGTTCTGGCACAGCCATGGCCGGCCGCTGGAGAACACCGAACCGGCCGATTGGACGCGCCTTGGCGCAACGCTGGGTCTGTTGCTGGCCAGCCCCTTGCTGCTGGTAATGGCGCAACCGCTGCTGGCCTACGCACAGGCCACCGCCGAGCAGTTGCTCAACCTGCAGCCGTACCTTTCGCTGATCAATGGAGGTGAGGCATGA